The following are encoded together in the Polycladomyces subterraneus genome:
- a CDS encoding Ger(x)C family spore germination protein: MWRLHDHPSWKLAKCIGRLRLFRGMMVWILLVALLTGCWDQREIEERTSVLALAVDQDPAGYKVSVQVPNPLKIFGAGGGGGGGGEDAVQMLTGKGKTLMEAMNDIQNQTNQEVFLGHARLVLIGEKVAKKGILPLMDGFRRHPLIRRRLWPLVVKGEAQSVLQVKTKLEQVPTVYIMDMVDSGVRDGSMADMTMGRIFKALFNPALNPYLNYIKAEKDTVRWLGLALFKKDKMVGTLNTQESAILLQAKESKTGDPVSVPCPDGKGEIVFQPTRVKTKYQINKTKGNVCIHVRILVNGEISEKTCPIDLSQDGHIEKVENTVGQWYERMGNSVLRKTQKEWKTDVFGFGNEIRAFHPDIWKSLNWNKQYPNAQIDLKYQVENRRFGLDVK, from the coding sequence ATGTGGCGCCTTCATGATCATCCGTCGTGGAAATTGGCTAAGTGCATCGGTCGCCTTCGATTGTTTCGCGGTATGATGGTATGGATATTGTTGGTGGCATTGCTGACGGGGTGTTGGGACCAGCGTGAAATCGAGGAACGGACATCGGTCCTCGCGCTGGCGGTTGATCAAGACCCGGCAGGATACAAAGTCTCCGTCCAAGTGCCCAATCCACTCAAGATTTTCGGTGCCGGTGGTGGCGGAGGGGGAGGAGGGGAAGATGCCGTGCAGATGCTGACCGGGAAAGGGAAAACGCTCATGGAAGCGATGAATGACATTCAAAACCAGACGAACCAAGAGGTGTTTCTGGGTCATGCCCGTTTGGTCTTGATCGGAGAAAAAGTGGCGAAAAAAGGGATTTTGCCGTTGATGGACGGTTTCCGGCGGCATCCTCTCATCCGCAGACGGCTCTGGCCCTTGGTCGTAAAAGGGGAGGCCCAATCCGTGTTGCAGGTGAAAACCAAATTGGAACAAGTTCCTACTGTATATATCATGGACATGGTGGACAGCGGGGTCAGAGACGGCAGCATGGCCGACATGACAATGGGGAGGATATTCAAAGCCTTATTCAACCCGGCGTTGAATCCATATCTCAACTATATTAAAGCCGAGAAGGACACGGTGCGATGGCTGGGGCTGGCTTTGTTCAAAAAGGACAAAATGGTAGGCACGCTCAATACGCAAGAAAGCGCTATTTTATTGCAAGCCAAAGAATCCAAAACAGGCGATCCCGTCAGCGTTCCTTGTCCCGATGGAAAAGGGGAAATCGTGTTTCAGCCGACCAGAGTGAAAACCAAATATCAAATCAACAAAACGAAAGGCAATGTTTGTATTCACGTCCGTATACTTGTCAACGGGGAGATTTCGGAAAAAACGTGTCCGATTGATCTCAGCCAAGACGGGCATATTGAGAAGGTGGAAAACACAGTGGGGCAATGGTATGAACGTATGGGAAACAGTGTGTTGCGAAAAACACAAAAGGAATGGAAAACGGATGTGTTTGGGTTTGGCAATGAAATACGCGCTTTTCATCCGGATATTTGGAAATCACTCAATTGGAACAAGCAATACCCAAATGCTCAGATTGATCTAAAGTATCAGGTGGAAAACCGACGATTCGGATTGGATGTCAAATGA
- a CDS encoding GerAB/ArcD/ProY family transporter, translating into MNSSSKQMTQKTVSTYQAFALITSAMIGVGVLSMPQGVAKDAGTDGVWIFPLGGMLVALGTFFITKLGLRFPDQHFVQYIPRILGSKRAPWLGKIMAAPLIVISVLLWLLTSALVSRLFGEGLVAMVLPRTPLPFIIFSMIAVGAVVAAQRTEVIARFNEFLLPFLFIPFVLNLITWLQRGELENLLPLFQVDLTQLLRGLLTSFFAFAGFELVLNYMPDYQQPQKAMIGHMTGISVVTLLYWTTFMASLATFGPFELVRMTYPTYELIKVASIPGHILERLESAIVTVWMVAVFTTLIINLNTAINTTMVAFRWPDRFRKWIALGCVPVLYVIAIWPPDMKTAFLVRDWIGIVLIGYALLVSAFLLIIAVIRKIKGGTEDVAPS; encoded by the coding sequence TTGAACTCGTCATCCAAGCAAATGACGCAAAAGACGGTTTCCACCTATCAAGCCTTCGCCTTGATCACGTCTGCGATGATCGGGGTTGGGGTGCTCTCCATGCCGCAGGGTGTCGCAAAAGATGCGGGAACGGACGGGGTGTGGATCTTTCCGTTGGGTGGAATGTTGGTCGCTTTGGGGACTTTTTTTATTACGAAATTGGGGCTGCGGTTTCCTGATCAGCACTTTGTCCAGTACATTCCCCGCATTCTCGGAAGCAAGCGGGCTCCTTGGTTGGGAAAAATCATGGCGGCTCCGTTGATCGTCATCAGCGTTCTTCTCTGGCTGTTGACATCCGCCTTGGTCAGCCGTCTATTTGGCGAGGGTCTGGTCGCCATGGTTTTGCCACGAACACCTCTTCCATTTATCATTTTTTCCATGATCGCGGTGGGAGCGGTCGTTGCAGCCCAACGAACAGAAGTAATCGCACGGTTCAACGAGTTTTTGTTACCGTTTTTGTTCATTCCGTTTGTGTTGAACCTCATTACCTGGTTACAGCGGGGTGAATTGGAAAACCTGCTTCCGCTTTTTCAGGTCGATCTGACACAATTGCTGCGTGGCTTGTTGACCAGCTTTTTCGCATTTGCCGGATTTGAGCTTGTGCTTAACTATATGCCCGATTACCAACAGCCACAAAAAGCGATGATCGGACATATGACAGGGATCTCCGTTGTGACTCTATTGTATTGGACCACGTTCATGGCTTCGCTCGCCACCTTCGGCCCGTTTGAATTGGTGCGAATGACATATCCCACGTACGAATTGATCAAGGTGGCGAGTATTCCCGGCCATATTCTGGAGCGGCTGGAATCAGCGATCGTCACCGTCTGGATGGTTGCTGTGTTCACCACTTTGATCATCAACCTCAATACGGCTATCAATACGACGATGGTGGCGTTTCGGTGGCCAGATCGGTTTCGCAAATGGATCGCCTTGGGGTGCGTCCCCGTTTTGTATGTGATTGCAATCTGGCCGCCTGATATGAAAACCGCATTTCTCGTACGGGATTGGATCGGAATCGTATTGATTGGATACGCCCTTCTTGTTTCCGCTTTTTTGTTGATCATCGCCGTCATTCGCAAGATCAAAGGAGGGACCGAGGATGTGGCGCCTTCATGA
- a CDS encoding spore germination protein, with product MIMEQQGNKWTRKRTRKKAEKLEQQAEQKVKERVEDTAVTPDAEKNAQYLVKLLGDSADVISRVFTIQYAPDRKASVLYIDGLVNMAIVDQFILHPLMVEGERLKVKTDLWQMVNESLVQTGEMKRSTKMQEIVNGLLSGDTILFLDGSDTGLIIGTRGWEKRGVSEPRAEAVIRGPREGLTETIRINTSMIRRRLKDPDLRLKNYMVGKRTKTNVSLFYIEGVADPKVVQEVENRIQNIQIDGVLESGYIEELIQDQIWTPFPQLQNTERPDAVVGHLLEGKVAILVDGTPNTLIAPAVFTQFYYSPEDYYERYLITSFLRMIRLLSLLIAMLLPALYIAFVSFHPEMIPSKLAIAMAAGRATVPFPSIVEALIMETSVEVLREASIRLPGPIGPTIGIVGALVIGDAAVSAGLVSPAMVIIVGLTTISSYANPYYNAAISLRLIRFPLMIVASILGLYGITLALMLMLLHLVQLKSFGVPYLAPFSPINWTDLKDTLIRVPWQWMKDRPKIIKPGDTQRQEEGGNTT from the coding sequence ATGATCATGGAACAACAGGGTAACAAATGGACACGCAAACGCACGCGCAAAAAGGCGGAAAAACTGGAACAGCAAGCGGAGCAAAAGGTGAAGGAGCGGGTGGAAGATACCGCCGTCACGCCGGATGCGGAGAAAAACGCCCAATATCTGGTCAAATTGTTGGGAGATAGTGCTGACGTCATCTCACGCGTTTTCACCATTCAATACGCACCGGATCGCAAAGCATCCGTTTTATACATCGACGGTCTGGTCAACATGGCTATTGTGGATCAGTTCATTCTTCATCCGTTGATGGTGGAAGGAGAACGCTTGAAAGTCAAGACGGACTTATGGCAGATGGTCAATGAGAGCTTGGTGCAGACCGGTGAGATGAAGCGGTCGACCAAAATGCAGGAAATCGTCAACGGCTTATTGTCGGGAGATACCATTTTGTTTTTGGACGGATCCGATACCGGTTTGATCATTGGCACGCGCGGATGGGAAAAACGAGGGGTCAGCGAACCGCGTGCGGAAGCGGTGATTCGTGGTCCGCGTGAAGGACTGACTGAAACAATCCGTATCAACACCTCCATGATTCGCCGGCGATTGAAAGATCCCGACTTGCGGTTGAAAAACTACATGGTCGGCAAACGGACGAAAACCAACGTCTCCCTTTTCTACATCGAGGGCGTGGCAGATCCAAAAGTTGTACAAGAAGTGGAGAATCGGATACAGAACATTCAAATTGACGGTGTATTGGAATCGGGATATATCGAGGAATTGATTCAGGATCAGATTTGGACACCGTTTCCTCAGTTGCAAAACACCGAACGACCGGATGCGGTCGTGGGTCATTTGCTGGAAGGGAAAGTGGCCATTTTAGTTGACGGTACGCCGAACACATTGATCGCGCCGGCGGTGTTTACCCAGTTCTATTACAGTCCCGAAGATTATTATGAGCGATACTTGATTACGTCATTTTTGCGGATGATCCGTTTGCTGAGTTTGCTTATCGCGATGTTGTTACCTGCGCTTTACATTGCTTTTGTATCGTTTCACCCGGAGATGATCCCGTCCAAATTGGCGATCGCAATGGCCGCGGGTAGGGCGACGGTGCCGTTCCCTTCCATCGTCGAAGCGCTGATCATGGAGACCAGTGTAGAGGTGTTACGGGAGGCGAGCATCCGACTGCCGGGTCCGATCGGTCCGACGATCGGGATCGTGGGGGCTTTGGTGATCGGGGATGCGGCGGTGTCAGCCGGGCTCGTCAGTCCTGCGATGGTGATCATCGTCGGGTTGACGACGATCAGTTCGTACGCTAACCCCTATTACAACGCTGCTATCTCACTCCGTCTGATCCGCTTTCCGCTGATGATCGTGGCATCCATCCTCGGGTTGTACGGCATCACGCTTGCGTTGATGCTCATGTTGTTGCACCTGGTGCAATTAAAGTCGTTCGGGGTGCCCTATTTGGCACCGTTTTCACCAATCAACTGGACCGATTTGAAAGACACATTAATCCGGGTACCGTGGCAATGGATGAAGGATCGGCCCAAAATTATCAAGCCCGGCGATACGCAGCGACAAGAAGAAGGAGGGAACACAACTTGA
- a CDS encoding GAF domain-containing protein has product MDTDLGFIVKVIINNPLLTYALLALMVTVAVVFVWRAKKGDRIALWGIVIEPHKTLHELKETNERMSHEYKRAQMVIESVKTLSEEIAVVLYGSQEDFEQQRRAIYTYFLSQLVAVMTVNKANNPRVCVFVSAGDGTLKVHEAAAHTPEGMKKLRLPIDDSAAGYTYRTGEVYFSGDIHAPGNRFKAHPKAQKVYHSLICVPIKMGEQVIGILSVTGDEQKTYSDAEKTYLQAFANVLAPLLHLELHRSPWGHSKEETNGHETLVVQT; this is encoded by the coding sequence ATGGATACGGATCTGGGGTTTATTGTAAAAGTGATCATCAATAACCCGTTACTCACCTACGCCTTGCTCGCGTTGATGGTCACGGTGGCTGTCGTCTTCGTTTGGCGGGCCAAAAAAGGGGACCGGATTGCACTCTGGGGGATTGTCATCGAACCGCATAAAACGCTTCATGAATTGAAGGAAACCAACGAACGCATGTCCCATGAATACAAGCGCGCCCAGATGGTGATCGAATCGGTCAAGACGCTTTCCGAGGAAATTGCCGTTGTTCTTTACGGTTCCCAGGAGGATTTTGAACAGCAGCGAAGAGCCATTTATACGTATTTTCTATCTCAACTCGTCGCCGTCATGACCGTGAACAAGGCCAACAACCCGCGTGTTTGCGTGTTTGTCTCCGCTGGTGACGGCACACTCAAGGTGCATGAAGCCGCGGCGCACACACCGGAGGGCATGAAGAAGTTGCGGTTGCCGATCGACGATTCGGCAGCAGGGTATACATACCGCACGGGCGAGGTCTATTTTTCCGGCGACATCCACGCACCAGGGAACCGATTCAAAGCGCATCCCAAAGCGCAAAAAGTGTATCATTCCCTGATATGTGTGCCGATCAAGATGGGAGAACAGGTCATCGGCATCCTCAGTGTGACGGGAGATGAACAGAAAACATACTCGGATGCGGAAAAAACGTATTTGCAGGCATTTGCCAATGTGCTGGCGCCCTTATTACATCTGGAATTGCACCGTTCCCCATGGGGGCACTCCAAAGAAGAAACTAACGGTCACGAAACGTTAGTGGTACAAACATAA
- the rsmB gene encoding 16S rRNA (cytosine(967)-C(5))-methyltransferase RsmB, producing MKRRKSAREVALDVLIAVETRDAYSNLVLDHALDEADLSPRDRGLATELVYGTIQRRKTLDWLLDALVKKGVDSLQPWVRQLLRMGVYQLVYLDRIPARAAVHETVEIAKKRGHRGISGLVNGVMRALLRQPSVPEPPTSMPTVERLAITTSHPEWLVRRMIDVYGEPTATAILEANNRPPATGLRVNRLKADRDTVLKRLAEARPEATVEPSPVSVQAIRYRGGGSPARLPGFEEGYFTIQDEASMLVAEVVAPRPGWRGLDACAAPGGKTTHLAELMNNRGHILACDIHAHKVDLIRDHATRLGITIIEARQADARKLDTSEPEFDFVLLDAPCSGLGVIRRKPDIKWSKEAENIEPLIALQRELLDAVSRMVRPGGILVYSTCTLEPRENEEQVRSFLARHPEFRADEQLPRLLSETVVKHCWVESGMVKLLPHQLNTDGFFITRMIKQK from the coding sequence ATGAAACGGCGCAAATCAGCCAGGGAAGTGGCATTGGATGTGCTGATCGCAGTGGAAACACGCGATGCCTACAGTAACCTGGTGTTGGACCATGCATTGGATGAGGCGGATTTGTCACCGCGCGATCGCGGTTTGGCCACGGAACTGGTATATGGCACCATTCAGAGGCGAAAAACGTTGGACTGGCTGCTGGATGCACTGGTGAAAAAAGGGGTGGATTCACTCCAGCCGTGGGTGCGTCAGCTATTGCGGATGGGTGTTTATCAATTGGTGTACCTGGATCGGATTCCCGCCAGGGCAGCCGTACACGAGACTGTGGAGATCGCCAAAAAACGGGGGCATCGCGGGATCAGCGGCTTGGTCAACGGTGTAATGCGGGCATTGCTGCGTCAACCGTCTGTTCCTGAACCGCCAACGTCCATGCCGACAGTTGAACGTCTGGCGATCACCACCTCTCATCCGGAATGGTTGGTTCGGCGGATGATCGACGTATATGGCGAACCGACCGCCACCGCGATTTTGGAAGCGAACAATCGGCCTCCCGCTACCGGACTGCGCGTCAATCGACTCAAAGCAGATCGGGACACGGTCCTGAAACGGCTGGCGGAGGCCCGCCCGGAGGCGACAGTGGAACCTTCCCCCGTTTCCGTGCAGGCAATCCGTTACCGAGGCGGGGGTAGTCCCGCCCGTTTGCCCGGATTTGAGGAGGGGTATTTCACCATTCAGGATGAAGCTTCCATGCTGGTGGCTGAGGTGGTGGCCCCCCGTCCGGGTTGGCGTGGCTTGGACGCTTGTGCAGCACCGGGAGGCAAAACGACCCACTTGGCCGAGTTGATGAACAACCGCGGCCACATCCTTGCCTGCGATATCCATGCGCACAAAGTGGATTTAATCCGTGATCATGCTACAAGGCTCGGCATCACCATCATCGAAGCCCGCCAAGCGGATGCCAGGAAATTGGATACATCTGAACCAGAGTTTGATTTTGTCCTGTTGGATGCGCCTTGTTCCGGCTTGGGCGTGATCCGCCGCAAACCGGATATCAAGTGGAGCAAAGAAGCCGAAAATATCGAGCCGTTGATTGCTCTGCAGCGGGAATTGCTGGATGCGGTGAGCCGAATGGTTCGGCCAGGCGGTATATTGGTCTACAGCACGTGTACATTGGAGCCACGGGAAAACGAGGAACAGGTGCGATCGTTTCTTGCACGTCATCCCGAATTTCGGGCGGATGAACAATTGCCGCGATTGTTATCGGAGACGGTGGTCAAGCACTGTTGGGTGGAGTCGGGAATGGTCAAATTGTTGCCGCATCAGTTGAACACGGATGGTTTTTTCATCACCCGCATGATAAAACAAAAATAG
- the fmt gene encoding methionyl-tRNA formyltransferase yields MGTPDFAVPSLQVLVEQAYPIVGVVTQPDRPKGRKQVLTPPPVKTAALSYGIPVFQPEKLRDPTALQEILALKPDLVVTAAYGQLLPSELLEAPRWGCINVHASLLPKYRGGAPIHHALINGEKETGVTIMYMVEQLDAGDILSQRAIPIEETDHVGSLHDKLSRLGAELLMETIPALLAGKIQPVPQDESLVTYAPNIRREDERIDWSKPARAIFNRVRGLHPWPVAFTMWQGKPLKVWWVEVADVQHDSVPGTVLNVEEDGITVAAGEGAVVIQELQPSGKKRMTVAQFVRGRNMEPGERLGDRE; encoded by the coding sequence ATGGGCACCCCGGATTTCGCGGTGCCTTCTTTGCAGGTGCTGGTAGAACAAGCCTATCCGATCGTCGGTGTTGTGACGCAACCTGATCGTCCCAAAGGACGCAAACAAGTGTTGACCCCGCCGCCCGTCAAAACGGCGGCACTCTCTTACGGCATCCCTGTCTTTCAACCGGAAAAATTGCGCGATCCGACAGCTTTACAGGAGATTTTGGCACTGAAACCGGATTTGGTGGTCACCGCCGCCTATGGACAATTGCTCCCGTCCGAATTGTTGGAAGCGCCGCGATGGGGTTGCATTAACGTACACGCTTCGCTGTTGCCCAAATATCGGGGTGGGGCGCCGATCCACCATGCGTTGATCAATGGTGAGAAAGAGACGGGGGTCACCATCATGTACATGGTGGAGCAATTGGATGCCGGCGATATTCTGTCACAACGGGCCATCCCAATCGAAGAAACGGATCACGTCGGTTCGCTTCACGACAAATTGAGCCGTTTGGGAGCGGAACTGTTGATGGAGACGATCCCTGCATTGTTGGCAGGGAAGATTCAACCGGTGCCACAGGATGAATCCCTGGTTACATATGCACCCAACATTCGGCGGGAGGATGAGCGGATCGATTGGTCCAAGCCGGCCCGTGCCATTTTCAACCGGGTACGCGGTTTGCACCCGTGGCCGGTAGCGTTTACGATGTGGCAGGGGAAACCATTGAAAGTGTGGTGGGTCGAGGTCGCCGATGTCCAGCATGATTCGGTGCCGGGAACGGTGCTGAACGTTGAGGAGGACGGCATTACCGTCGCCGCCGGAGAAGGGGCTGTCGTCATTCAAGAGTTGCAACCGTCCGGCAAGAAGCGGATGACAGTGGCGCAATTCGTGCGCGGTCGCAATATGGAGCCGGGTGAACGTTTGGGGGACAGGGAATGA
- the def gene encoding peptide deformylase, with translation MAIRRIVKYPDPILKEKAKPVTKFNERLHKLLDDMAETMYDAKGVGLAAPQVGISKRVIVVDDGNGLIEVVNPELVDMKGEQLSPPEGCLSIPGLLGVVRRAYQLRVKGQDRYGQPFEMEAEDYLARIFQHEVDHLNGILFIDIAERVFRPDEEEEVEA, from the coding sequence ATGGCCATCAGAAGAATCGTCAAATATCCCGATCCGATTTTGAAAGAAAAGGCAAAACCGGTCACCAAATTTAATGAGCGTCTGCACAAATTGCTCGATGATATGGCGGAAACGATGTACGACGCCAAGGGAGTGGGCTTGGCAGCACCCCAAGTGGGCATTTCCAAACGCGTCATCGTGGTTGATGACGGAAACGGACTGATCGAAGTGGTCAATCCTGAATTGGTGGATATGAAGGGTGAACAATTATCGCCGCCGGAGGGCTGCCTGAGCATTCCAGGATTGCTGGGTGTCGTGCGCCGCGCCTACCAATTGCGGGTTAAAGGGCAAGATCGCTACGGACAGCCGTTCGAGATGGAAGCGGAAGATTATTTGGCCCGTATTTTCCAGCATGAAGTGGACCATTTGAACGGCATCCTGTTCATTGATATCGCCGAACGCGTATTCCGGCCGGATGAAGAGGAGGAAGTAGAAGCGTGA
- the priA gene encoding primosomal protein N' → MRADRRIARVIVDVPSKETDRPFDYEVPDSLLADTEIGSRVKVPFGPRTVMGYVVDLTTALSASLTRLKAIIDVLDVTPPLTPELVRLAFWLSEVYLCRKITALHAMVPAVLKGRYHRMLRVHPHAPPATALPDAERQLIERIESKQEVPLSQALTWPGVNRTIIRRLIREKRLLLVEHVGDRATLRTVTWVKPALSSDELSRCLADIPARSVRQRAVLEQFIHHPEEIPLPDLLTRAGTTRSVVGKLVEKGWLTWEEREVYRDPYGEHAFEHKPPLPLTDQQQQALDTILSALNSNKERTILLHGVTGSGKTEVYLQAIDATIRQGKQAIVLVPEISLTPQMVKRFKERFGSEVAVLHSGLSDGERYDEWRKIRSGEVRVAIGARSAIFAPFEQLGLIIIDEEHESSYKQEEQPKYHARDVALWRAREHGATVVLGSATPAVESYFLARTGVYEWVTLPQRVNNRPFPTVDVVDMREELRQGNRSLFSRKLRTSLTLCVERGEQAVLLLNRRGYSTFVLCRDCGEAMTCPHCDISLTYHQTNRTLRCHYCGYATQVPSTCPACGGTHIRYFGTGTQRVEEELARLFPGIRVIRMDVDTTNRKGAHERLLKAFGSGQADVLLGTQMIAKGLDFPRVTLVGVIAADTSLYLPDFRAAERTFQLLMQVSGRAGRHQLPGRVVIQTYNPEHYSVDLAARYQVESFYRQECRLRKQHRYPPFCGLFTVLLTHPDRALLMRSAHLAANRLQQDRLPGVEVLGPVPAPIPRLKDRYRMQVMVKYNVETDSVADLMHRLRELEDILDDPRLKWSVDRDGRID, encoded by the coding sequence ATGCGCGCTGATCGGCGGATTGCTCGTGTGATTGTCGACGTGCCAAGCAAGGAAACAGATCGGCCGTTTGATTATGAAGTGCCCGATTCCCTGCTTGCAGACACCGAGATTGGTTCTCGGGTGAAGGTGCCGTTCGGACCGCGAACCGTGATGGGATATGTAGTCGATCTCACAACTGCCCTCTCCGCATCTCTCACCCGGTTGAAAGCCATCATCGATGTACTGGATGTCACCCCACCGCTTACTCCCGAATTGGTCCGGTTGGCATTTTGGCTGTCCGAAGTCTACCTATGCCGGAAGATTACCGCTTTGCATGCCATGGTGCCCGCGGTGCTGAAAGGACGGTACCACCGCATGTTGCGCGTCCATCCGCATGCTCCACCGGCAACCGCGTTGCCCGACGCAGAGCGGCAACTGATTGAGCGCATCGAGTCGAAACAGGAGGTACCGCTGTCGCAGGCGTTGACGTGGCCAGGTGTGAATCGGACCATCATTCGTCGACTAATCCGGGAAAAGCGGTTGTTGCTGGTTGAACATGTGGGGGACCGTGCAACATTGCGAACTGTCACATGGGTGAAACCGGCGCTTTCGTCGGACGAGCTGTCCCGATGCTTGGCGGACATCCCCGCCCGATCCGTTCGTCAGCGTGCGGTGTTGGAACAATTCATTCACCATCCGGAAGAAATCCCCCTCCCGGATTTGCTCACCCGAGCGGGAACTACCCGTTCCGTCGTCGGGAAGTTGGTGGAAAAAGGGTGGCTCACCTGGGAGGAACGCGAGGTTTACCGGGACCCATACGGTGAACACGCGTTTGAACACAAGCCGCCTTTGCCGTTGACGGATCAGCAACAACAGGCATTGGACACCATTCTTTCCGCGTTGAACAGTAACAAGGAGCGCACCATTCTGTTGCATGGGGTGACGGGAAGCGGCAAAACGGAGGTCTATTTGCAGGCGATCGATGCCACCATCCGGCAGGGGAAGCAGGCGATTGTGCTGGTTCCGGAGATTTCGCTCACACCGCAAATGGTGAAACGGTTCAAGGAGCGATTCGGCTCCGAGGTTGCGGTCTTGCACAGTGGATTGTCCGACGGCGAGCGGTATGATGAGTGGCGCAAAATCCGCTCTGGCGAGGTGCGGGTGGCGATTGGGGCACGTTCGGCCATTTTCGCCCCGTTTGAACAGTTGGGATTGATCATCATCGACGAGGAGCACGAGTCCAGTTACAAACAAGAGGAACAGCCCAAATACCACGCCCGTGACGTTGCGCTGTGGCGCGCCCGGGAGCATGGGGCTACGGTGGTACTGGGCTCGGCCACTCCCGCCGTGGAAAGCTATTTTTTAGCCCGGACGGGCGTGTATGAGTGGGTCACCCTTCCTCAACGGGTAAACAATCGCCCATTTCCCACGGTGGATGTGGTGGACATGCGGGAGGAATTGCGCCAGGGAAACCGATCCCTGTTCAGCCGCAAGTTGCGCACGTCCCTCACCCTATGTGTCGAACGGGGGGAACAGGCCGTCTTGCTTCTGAATCGACGGGGTTACTCCACGTTTGTGCTCTGCCGGGATTGTGGAGAAGCGATGACGTGTCCGCACTGCGACATTTCGCTCACCTATCACCAAACCAATCGCACCCTGCGTTGTCACTATTGCGGGTATGCGACACAAGTTCCCTCCACCTGTCCCGCATGCGGCGGTACGCACATTCGTTATTTTGGCACGGGTACCCAACGGGTGGAAGAAGAGTTGGCCCGTCTGTTTCCTGGAATACGGGTGATTCGGATGGATGTGGACACAACCAACCGAAAGGGAGCACACGAGCGCCTGTTGAAAGCTTTCGGTAGCGGCCAGGCAGACGTACTGTTGGGGACACAGATGATCGCCAAAGGGCTGGATTTCCCTCGAGTGACACTGGTAGGTGTCATCGCGGCGGACACTTCGCTGTATTTGCCGGATTTCCGTGCCGCTGAGCGGACATTCCAATTGCTGATGCAGGTGAGCGGTCGTGCTGGTCGCCATCAATTGCCTGGGCGAGTGGTGATCCAGACCTACAATCCCGAACACTACAGTGTGGATCTGGCGGCTCGTTACCAGGTGGAGTCGTTTTACCGGCAGGAATGTCGGTTGCGCAAACAACACCGGTATCCACCGTTTTGCGGTTTGTTTACGGTATTGTTGACGCACCCGGACCGAGCGCTGTTGATGCGTTCTGCTCACCTGGCAGCCAACAGGTTGCAGCAGGACCGGTTGCCCGGTGTGGAAGTGTTGGGTCCGGTGCCGGCGCCGATCCCCCGTTTGAAAGATCGGTATCGAATGCAGGTGATGGTGAAATATAATGTAGAAACGGATTCCGTGGCAGATTTAATGCACCGGTTGCGTGAACTGGAAGATATATTGGACGATCCCCGGCTGAAATGGAGCGTGGACCGGGACGGCCGGATTGATTAA